The genomic window ACACGAGTGGAGGCTGTCTTGGCATACGGGGCCCACTTGGGGATGTTGGATGAGAGCATTATCCAATGAAATGATGTTATTGCTCTCGTCCATCGCAAAACAATGGACAGATAAACAGGGCAAGGGAACCTGCAAAACCACACTTCTGGGCAACTTTAATCTTGACCGTTGCAATGCTTTACTATGGTACTTTTGCCAGTTTATTAATTACATGGATTAGTCTAGAGTTCCAAAGCTAGGTAGACCTACTGCACGGAGTACTCGGCTTTCCTCCAGAGGCCGCGGGTCAAGAGACACAGGCGCCTAAATCTCTCATCTAATACCCTCAACATGTCTTGGCAATCTCACACTGGAGTAAGCCGCAACCTGTATCACCTATCAGACGCGAGAGTGTACGATAAAAAGCAAGTCATCACAATCAAAAGGCCGCACATGGATAGGACAGGCACACTGCATTGCGTCGCAGCATTTAAGTTAGGCCGTCCGACCCAATTCTTTTTTCATCCAATGATTGAGGGGATTGGTGACCTGAATAACTAATTACCTCATGTTAACGGCTATTTGCATGGGGGCCAAGCAtttgcttcttctttccttATTAGcacttgtcttttttctttcttttttaatTGCTGTTACATATACGCAGCTTCATTGTCAAAGCATGGAGTACCAAAGATCCTGCATGGAGCTGTCTGGATTTCACATATCGGAGCCCACCGATGGCTGTTCTCGAGTCTCCGGAACGAGACGCCGGGTGTTACACCCCAAAAAGACAGAACCAACACTTGACTTTTTGGCACTAATACGGTATTCCCGTTGTTCCCTTCGTCTCTTTCCTCCCTCCCACCCACCTCTTACCCCCTTGAGGAATTCTATCACATATCACATCCCAGGTCTCCGGTCCCGAGATCGATTTCGATTGTCGCAGATGAGATTTACATCAGTCGGAAGCAGAAAGAAAGCCACTCTTGCCCTACCCACTTGAAAGTGACGGCCGACGTGTTGAGAAACGGCATTCCCCGCTatgcctaccttacctcaACTTGATCACCTGCATTTATCTCCGGCGGCCGTGTTGTGTGGATGTTACAGCCTGAGTGAATGCTCTGGAGGAGGGGGCTAGCCATGCAATCCTACCACTACGAACGACCTAATGGTGTGCCCGGGGAACTGGGAGGCCCCCTCCGGAAACGACTCACGGAGTCCCCCGTACCAACCTCCAGTTGCGTGCTTATAGGCCTCCCTGAAGCCGCTCTTGCCGCTCTCGACCACCGTTGTACCGGTATGGTTTTCttggggattttttttttaacatACGCGATATCATCCTATCTGTTATAGGTTACTCTGCCTCTGATGCTGCGTCGATCCCTGGCATCAATGTACCAACCAAAGCATGCCGCGGCCCTCCTTCTGACTCTGTTACGCAAAATATAATGCTACCGCCTCCTCAAATCCCTCAttaatggccgatcatctgcAGCTCTGTGCTGGCGTTGCTGGGGTTCTTTTTCAGACCGTACCTCACATTCAAATGGATCATGAGCCTGATCCCAAGATTCTGATTTGCCAGCTGTGAAGGCAGATCACGAAACGAGGAAAATCTTAAACACCTCTTGGGTCTTGCGGTAGTCCAGCAACACTGGAGTCCATGGCAGGCCTGTCGTACATCTCGAGCCTGTCCAGAAAACCCACCGAAGTACCACAGAAAGGAGGTATTCTGATATCAACCATCAATCTGTATGATGCTGATACCTGTCAATGCAGTCAGCCTTATCGGCCCTGACTGCCGCCATTTTGGCTGTCACAGATAGAGTACTAACTGATTCCAAGCTAGGTGGCCGACGGGCACCACCACCCAACCGATTTCGCCAATCATGTCAGTGGTAACGTTAATATTGTTATCCCAGTGCGGCAATCTTGAAGTCGCATTttattctttctttctttctttcccccCTTTGATTTTACTCATTCTCCTTTTTGACGCTTTTCAAACCCGATTACGCCTAGATCTAGATCATGACTTGGTGGCATATTTACTCTTGCTACGTATTGACTTTCCATAGTAGAAGAAAATGAAAGGGAATGGTAGCATCGCAACCGTCATAAAGGCCAGTACTGACGTGGCCCATTGGTAACCCAAAGAATCATACATTTCGATGCCGAACAGGGGAAATGCAGCTTGGAAGAGGTTGTTTCAAAGCCGTCAGCATGTCTATTCTGCAGCCCCCCGAGGTTCCATAAACGCAGATATGTGGAAAGGAGACTCACCGGCAAAAGCACATCGCACAAACACATTTGTGGCCAGGGCGCTGGCCGAATAGGTTGAATATGcgtcgacctttttgggcACATTTGGTTAGTTTCTTTCCCGAGCAATTATTCTCTCAAGCCGGAGTCGATGACAGTGTGGTTCCGGGGGGGAAGGTGTGTAGGACAGGCAGGGTGGTTTAGCTTACCAGGTACGTGAATATACCCTTGAACACCAACATGTTGCTGCAGAATAAAACAAAATTTTCGGTTAGCTGCATTTGTTCGGTAAGCAAAGTCGACAAGGGCtcatgggggggggggggggggactgGAACGATTATAGATGACAAAGTCATGACTAAAATATCGGTCCGTTgtacaggtaggtaggtacctaggtggtGGTGACACCCATTGAAGCCTTTCAGGTTCCTTTTTCCCCTTTCTTATCTGCTTCAAAAATGCCAACCGatggaagaaagaaaacaaataaCACAAGATCGCTGAAAAGAGTGCAGTACGTACCCTACAGCAAACACACCAGAACCAATGATCGGGACGATCCAGTGTATGGAGGAATATGTCGTCCAGGCAAACCAAAACAGCCCGATAGGGATTATTATACCACCAGCTATGACTTGTGGTAGATAGAATTCGGGCTCGCTGATGCCATCGATACCCGTCTCCTTCTCGAGCTTGGCAATGAGACGATGGCGAACTCGATCCCAGTAAGGGGTTGTCGCCACGCCGAAGCACATGCCGACGAGCAGGCCGAGGAAGGTCGGGCCAATCTGCCAAAGGTTGAAGCCGTGGTTCACACCaaacacaagggggaatgcACCAAAGAATAGGTACAGGATCCCCAGCAGGATGGCTGAGTAGACATCCAGGGCCACGCAGATGGGCTCCGATATCAGCATCTGGAACGGCCGTAGCAGAGAGTGCCCAACGGTGCTCGGGATAGACTTGGTCACGCGTTCAATGGGTGCTTTATACCTCTCATCCCCGGTTTCCTTCCGGAGCCTCTGAGCTTTCTTGCGCAGGATGACTGGATGAAACGTCTCGGGCACAAAGACCGCGAGGGCGATGAGAAGAGCAACCGCCCACATGAAAAGAACCCAGTGGGTCCACCGCCAGTACACATGAAAGTTGATGAAGCCTCCGATCAACGGTCCCAAGCTCGGACCAACAAAGGGCGCGAGGGTGAACAGCGCCATAGGCACCGACATCTCATCGCTGGCAAACAGGTCACCCACGGTGCCGCCCGAGACGGAGAGGAAGGCGCTTCCGGACAGGCCCTGGAAGAAGCGGGCGATAATCATGGTCTCGATGTTTTGCGCCACGGCTGAGGGAATGACCCAGATGGCGAAGAGGGCAAACGAGACGAGGTATATGGGCCGCCGGCCGTAGAATTCGCTCAAGGGCGACCATGCCGGTCCCATTGCGATGCCCAGGACGAAGGTCGACAGGCCGATTGTGGCTACGATCTTGGAGCAACCAAACTCGGCGTTCATTTGCGCATAGGTCGAGGTGTACACCGAGCTGGCGCATGTTCTGTATGCGAAATAGGTTAGCAGGGCCGCCTAGGTACGTCCAGACTGCTGAACCCATCACCTCCCACACGAGAGTGACACCCCCTGAGTAGCGATTTCGTCCCACCACACAACAAAGATGCGGTGTAGTCACGAGGCACACAGGCTGAAAGTTGTAAACTCATGACTAGGGGGTATCACCACACCACCAACCCTGCTGCTCAGCAGAGGCTGATGGTGCTTTGCCCAAGGTAGGCCTACACTTACACGCAAAGACTCCCAAACGAGGTTATGAATACGATCAGCCACTTTTTAGCCCGGGGCATGCTCCTCGGGCAGTCAGGATCCTGATTACCCTTATCAAACTTGACCTCGTACGGGTCGAAGGCACCCTCGTCGTTGGACTGAGGCGTGCCGCCCTcgacgtcgtcatcgtcgcagCCGTATCCGTTGTTGGAGCGCGTGCGCGTCATAGACCTGGACGACGCCGACTGGGCCCTGGATAAGCCCCCTTCATTGGCCACGGTGTCGGGCCGCGTGGTCCGTATGGGTACGAAGGTCTTGTGCTCTGATTTAAAACCGTCGTCGGCGTGATAGTCCTGGTTGCTGACCTCGGTCGACGTAGGGCTCTCCTCCGTGTTGTGGAGGGACCCCTTTTCCACGTCGTGCGAAACCATAATTATGAAGTTGTGTCCCCTCTAGCCGATCTAGCAAATACGTAATGATCTTGAGATGACTCGAATATTATTATGTATTACGATTGAGAGGGCAGAGTAATTAGTCAAGGTATTGTAGGCCATGCAGGGTAGTCTCGATGTTAATGTAGCAAAAGGCTATTATCATGCAAGGAAATGGAGCTGCCAAGTGATTGAGCTTTAAATGTTTGCCGACATCGTCCTGCAACGACCCATAATAGATTATTATCTCGTTGGGGTGAACAATTTGCCTATAGGCTGTgggctgaaaaaaaaaatccgcaACAAGACCCATATCTTACCGAGTtcgcttgttttttttcggagTTGGGCCGTGATTTGCATTACTCACATTGGaccatacatacatacagtTACTTACTACCTTAGGTATGGGGGAATTAGGTAACCTACCTTACCgagcctaccttacctacctggtATATGGGGAAGGAACCCCTCTCACTACTTTTAATCTAGACTAGAGCACACTTGACACAAAGTCAATTACGTCGCGTCGGTACAAAAAGATGCAGTAGCACCTTTGCGGTAGCGGCACTGTGGTAGGTAGAGGGGAACGACGATGGGATCGCCAATCACAATGTGGGTGCTTACTGATGACCTACCTACTTGTTCGACAATTGTCTACCGTCCCACAAATTTCGTAATGCTAGCCAAATCAACACCATATTATTCTACGTTTTTACCGAGTGGTTGAGAAGCCTAGGTAGACAGTTTGCCAGTCAGCAAGCCATCAGGGGAACAATGTTTGCCCTTTCGGGTCGCGAAACATACCTACGCAACTGCGGCAAGTTCCAGACTGACTAAACAAACCAAGGTACCGGTAATTAAGTGATCACCTAGCGTGGTGAATATTCAATAAGCTACGGATACACCGATGTAGAGTTTCGGTGGGGAGCTCAGTGGCAAGGCAAAGCCAGTTTTAGTACCGCGTAAGCATTTCTGCCACAGGAATTAACACGGCTTTAAGTCATAGATGACATGAgaatatataaaataaaataaaagcaaaaaaacacCTTGATTGACAGCTTTCCTCCCAGCCTGTGCCTGTGCTGTACTGTCTATGTAATCATCGCCTACATACAAAAGCCATTTGTCTATACACATCAAACTCGTTTGTACTCGTCCCATCGTGCAAAAGCACATCAATCCCGCGATATATATCCCTGGAaggaaaccaaaaaaataacatCGTACAGAACGaccccaaaagaaaaaaaagaaaaaagaaaatgaaaaACAACAAtactctagttctagtctaataTGTCTCGGGTAGACCAGCAAAGCTTGGGATATTCCCCAAGTCGCAGTTGAATGATCGTTCCCAGGCCTTGGCAGGCAGGATCCCGGCAGCGAGGCCCTTCTTGTAGCTCCATTGCGCATGCGAAGCGTCCCAGGTCCAGTAGAACCAGCCCCAGCCCTTCTCAAAGCTGTGCATCTGGGCTTCCGCGAATGTCCGCAAGAAGGTCTTGTACGTATCGCTGTATCTCGAAGCGTCTGCATTTGCCGTTCCGCACTCGCATCGCGAATCCTTGGTTGGGCATCGCGGCGACAACGCTTCGGATGAAGGGTCACCGCTGCGGTATGTTCCAGTCCATCTGTTGCCCCCTACACGTTGAAAATAGCCCCCGGTTAGCCACAAACGCCTTACCGAGGGGTAATCGGGAAATAAATGGGAGCTGAAACACTTACATCCAACATTTGTCAGGTGCTTGGCGCAGTCTGTATCCGCCTGCGACCACTCCGCAATGAGGGTAGGGCCAAAACCCGTGGCTGTATTCATACTCTCTGTTGTCTGCTTTGTCCAACCATCGCATGCATACTCGATTTTGCGCGTGTGATTGTATGCAATCTGGTCCGAGTTGAAAATGACATACTGATGGACGTCCAGCGCGAGTCCATTGCCGTAGCCGGTGAGTTGGCCCTGCCATTTGTACAGCCCCATGAAGCCATCGCCAAAGACGACGATGGCATCCTTAATACCATTCTTCCGCACCAAGTCATACGCCTTGGATGTCCAGTCGACCACGTCCTGAGCTCTCAAGGCAGTCATCTTGGGCTCGTTAGCCAGGCCATAATGCGTGATGATGTTGCGGTAACGGTCCTGGGCAAAAAATTTGGACAGGCGGTCATGTATGTCGAGTGATCGCTGTGCGTTTAGTGCACCATCAGTTCCGTTCAGCCACCCGATTTCTCCCTGTCTCCCACTGTGGTTCCACCCGTTCTGGCTACCCGGTAGACCGTGGAGATCGAGGTTGATTCGCAGGCCGTACTTCCTTGCCCACTCAATCGCCCTCAGCAGATAGCGCCACGACGTACGGAAGACATAAGGATCGCCGTCGTACGTCTGAACAGCCCAGTAGCTGAAGGGTATGCGGATATGGTCGAGGCCTGCCGCTTGGATGTCCTTGAAGGTTTGCTCGTTGACAAATGAAGAGTAGTGCTTTTCCAGAAAGGCTGGGCATGCCGACCCCAACCTGCTGCACAGAGTCCATTCGTCGATGACTCCTGTCCTCTGGTCCCAGTCGTATAGATCAGCCGTGATGAATGGCTCGATAGATAACCACCCTCCAAGGTTCACTCCTCGCGCTGGGCGAGATGCATACGAGCCCCAGGGCTTGTTGAGAGGTGGGACATTGTCATTGGCCCGTTTTGAATCATCCCAGCTACTGAACAGACCCATAACAGGTAGATCACCAACTGTCTGATCCGTGTAGGTGAGGTTGAAGTCCTTGGTGTCCTGCCATTCAAACGGGTTAAGGTAGGAGGGCGCGCCGGGAGGAATACTATTTCGATCAATATCCTTCAGATTTGACTTGGGGTCGGACGAGTCGGCGTTGTTATTCTGTTTGCTGACGACTACAGCTACTGCGATGATGAGAATGAGCAGGACAATGCCGATTCCAATACCGATCACTAAAAATGACAGTCAGCAAATACCACCCAAACAATAGCCCTAGCCAAAGTAGTGACAAGAACACTCACGACACAAAAACTTCTTGTTCTTCCATCTTGGCTGCTTCTTCGGCTGTAGCGGTTCCTTTTCCAGACTGTCACTACTGCTGTGACCGCCACCCCTCAATCCTCTCAGATCCTTGCCCCGCCCCTCTTCAAGGGCCGCACCACTGACGATGCGCTTCTTGcgcttcttgtccttcttcgGCCTGTGAGCGTCTTCTAACCTGTCGACCTCCTTGTATTCGGTGCGTTCTGGTCTCCTGGCTCTTGAATCCCTCTCACGACGTTGATCCCGACTACGCTCGTGGTCACGGACCCTTACCCGTTCGTACTCTCTTTCTTCCTCGCGCTGCCTGTGTCTCTCTTTATCCCTAGCAACATCCCTATCCCGTTCCCTGTCCCGGTCTCTGCTTTGGTGTCGGGGTGACCGTGTTGCGTTCACCTCGTTGAGTCTCGCCAATGCATCAATCGACAGCGGTCGTCCATTGCTTGAGCCGCTTTCGTCTGTTCTCGATTGGCGATGCGCATGCGAGCTTGATTTCCTCTTGTGGTGTTTGCGGGATCCCGCTTCCCGGTGTCGCCCCGTTTGTCTCGACGAGTCTGGAGGACTCATTTTGTCAAGTTATGTGTCGCTGATTTTGGTCCGGCACAGGTATTATTCCGTGTATTGTGGTTGAGTGAATGTAATTGTAGATTCAAATCAGGTTGCAGGATCCAGGTACACTAGCCGTGTCTCAAAGAAATGCGGGTTTAGGGGGTTGTCTGGTTACGCAGTCCAGAAGTTAGTTCGTCTGCCGCGCCGTTAATGGGCCAGAAACTTGGAATGTTGAATGATTTCCTGTTTTGGCCAAGCCGATGGTGACGAAGGTACTGTTGACCGGACAACAATCTAATCATGCTAGTACAAGTGGCAAAAGGGGTTCAGGGTAGGTCCCGGGGCAGCGCGGGTAGGTTAGGTGGGTCCAGATCTGGTGGTGCGGGGGAAGCGGGGAGAGCGTTGCATGAGCTTCCTGCATTGGACCGCGAATGGCCGTCGTAAGCCGACTTGACATCACTGGCGCAACAACTCGGCTACTTGGGAACCTACttctacctaaggtacctttaTGAACTAAGGAGTTGTGTATTCAATCCTACCACACCAACTGTACCAGAACTaacaaacaacaaccaaTTTTCGTGCTTTACAGGTCAACATATTCGTTTCAATATAGTGAACTACCTACTCTTGTTACCGTAACAACTTTCACACAGGGCATGGTCTCCATCTAATTGAAGGCGTGCTTTTTGAAATCCACTCAGTAAATCTCACCCACGCCGGCCTTCACAATGAACGCCGCGGCAGTCACGAGGCCTCTGAGGGGCTTCTTGGCTAATTCACGACCTGCCGTCCCGTCCATATCGAAATCACAAAGGCAAAGATTGTATTCGACTCACCCACCAAACGCAAGGCTTAACGTACCAATAGACTACTCGACGACCCCTCTCCTTGCCCACAGCTCCCAGACTGCTCTCAGCAACCCAGAGCTATCGCCCGAGGTCAGGAATGGTGCGACCAAGCGCATGAACCTCTTCCAGGCCATCAACGATGCCCTATCCACAGCCCTCGCCGAGGATGAGTCGGTGATGCTTTTCGGTGAGGACGTAGCTTTTGGTGGTGTCTTCCGCTGCTCCATGGGTCTTGCAGAAAAGCACGGAGGGGAGCGGGTCTTCAACACGCCGCTGTGTGAGCAAGGAATTATGGGATTCGCTATCGGAATGGCCGCCGAGGGGATGAGGCCCGTTGCTGAAATACAATTCGCCGACTACGTCTTCCCAGCCTTTGACCAAATGGTCAACGAGGCCGCCAAGTTCAGGTATAGAGACGGTGCCAACGGCAGAAGCGCGGGAGGTTTGACTGTGCGCATGCCCTGCGGGCTGGTCGGCCATGGCGCGCTCTACCATTCGCAAAGCCCCGAGAGTCTGTTCACGCACATACCCGGCTTCCGAGTCGTCATGCCGCGGTCACCCGTCCAGGCCAAGGGCCTCCTGCTCGCCGCAATTCGCAGCAACGATCCTGTCGTGTTCATGGAGCCCAAGGTGCTGTACCGTGCTGCCGTCGAGCAGGTGCCGATGGCATCGTACACGCTGCCACTTTccaaagccgagatcctgaaAGAGGGCAAGGACCTCACCATTATCTCGTATGGCCAGCCTCTGTATATTTGCCAAAACGCAATCGCCACGGCCGAAAAGGACCTAGGCATCAGCGTCGAGTTGATTGACCTGAGGACAATCTACCCTTGGGATAAGGAATGCGTCTTCGAAAGCGTCCGCAAAACGGGCAGGGCCATAGTTGTGCACGAATCCATGGTAAACCAAGGTGTTGGAGCTGAGGTCGCAGCGTGCATCCAGGAAGATGCCGATACTTTCAATCGACTCGAGGCTCCGGTCGAGCGGGTTGCCGGATGGAGTATACCCACGCCTCTTGCTTTTGAAAAGTTCAATGCCCCAGATGCTGCCAGTAAGTCGTTCTCAAGCCGCAAGTTCTGCCACATAACAAGAACTGACCCACTTCAAACTGCAGGAGTGTATGACAGGATCAAGAGGGTTATGGAGTATTAGGTGCTGTGAAGAAAATGGGCTCTTCCAGTTCATGAATGCAGATTTCGAGTTGTGACAGAAAAGAATATATTCTTCCCTATGGGTCGTTTTTATTGTCATTACATCGCAGCGGGTCCATTTCTGGGGTTCACGTCTTTCATCATTATATTTTGCAAATCTAGAGCTACCACTTCTGCTTGATACCAGTTCACATAAGCCTTAGCATCCAAATATTCGTGCTTACTTCAACACCGTTAATAATCTTGGCCGGATTCGCAGTAACTGTGAACCAAAACGCAAATTCCATGACCAAGTCTACCGAGGTAGGCTAGCTTGCTGTGGTACCTTTTAATAATTGATGCAGGGTAGGTGTGACTTTCTGGTCGCCTCCAGAGCTGTCAGTTACCAGGATACCTTCGCGTTTGGTGTTGCCCCGCATTCAGTCGCCTACTCCGACAACGCGGATGCTCCATTCTTCCACAACAGCTATCCTCGTCTAGCAATCGCGCCGGTCAAGACGACGTAAGTTCGCGAGCCTGGAGCTCCAGACGTATTGTCCTCTATTCGCCTTCAAAGCCACCGTAGCCCCTCGCCCATAATGTCGGACGATCATGTCTCAATACTTTCAGAGTTCCTCGAGGGAGCTCCACCCGGCGAGGTAAGCCATCCGTCTCTACATGAGTTCTTGGGGAATCGCCGAAGCTGACATGTTCTCTCTGAAATCAATAGCTCGCAGACGTCGTCGCTGGTATGCTTTTCTGACATTACTGCATTTCCATTGACCGATCAAACAGCTAAGATCTCGGCGCATAGACATCAAGTCGATATCGTCAGGCGATGCGAAGGTTGTTTCAAAGCTCGCGCCCGCATTCGAGAGGTATAACGAAGAGCAATTCACCACAGTGAAGTTGCCAGGAGGAAGCCAGAAGGTCATCGTCAGCGCCCACAACTCGCTGGGCGACGGTCGCTACTACGATGTCGAGAGCTCATCGAGCTTTGCCTTTGATCACACAACCCAGGTCAGTAGATGAAATGCCGGACAGCATGAAGTGCACATCACTCTGACGATCAGGACAGAAAGCCAGTGCCGTTCAAAGCTACGCACTGGAAAGCGCACATTCAGACCTTGTGTAAGCACGCGCACAAAGTCAGGTACTAAAAACATGCCCCGGATCACGAGAGCTGAGAAAAGTTACAGAAAATCCACATTGAAGAGCTTAGGTCCTTATGTCAGCGAACATTTCCCGAACGCCGCGTATGGTGTTTACCCTATTGAAAGCGACTCCAAGCTGGCTATCATAATCGTGTCCAACAAGTACAGCCCGAACAACTTCTGGTATGTGGCGGACCGGAGCTTGCAAGGCGAAAGAATTCATGCATCGGCCTGCGAAGCGGTAAACTAATTTTGCTGCAGGAACGGACGGTGGCGATCTCTGTACACGCTTGACCCAGCATCAGGAGCCATCGACGGTTCGATCAAAGTCGACGTGCACTattacgaggacggcaaCGTTCGACTTCTGACGGACAAGGCCACAACCGCTACGGTGCCCTCGGCCACTGGCAGTGCGATCGTGAAGGAGATTGGCAGCAGCGAGAAGAAGTATCAGGAAGAACTGAACCGGGGCTTTACAGACCTCAGCGAAGGGGCCTTCAAAGGGCTCAGGAGGCAACTGCCAGTAACCCGTCAGAAGATTGAGTGGGACAAGGTCGCAAGCTACCGGCTGGGGCAGGATATCGGCGGGGGCAGGCGTCAGGGCTAGATGATCGACGATGCAAGACAAGGGAAGAGAAGAGACAAAAATTTGGATTCCGGTGTCATCAGGCTTAGCTTGTCGTCCATTCGCGGAATGCTCGGAGGTTGTAAGCTTTCCGGTGATGGAGCGTCTGGGAACAGGTGGAGGATCCACTCATGGGCGTCCATGTTGACCGTTCCGCGTTTATATACCGCTGTCAAGATGGTCGACCGATGGCTCGAAAATTTAACGATCATTTTGAGAGGTTGACGCAGAAATAGAACCCGGCCTGAAGAAATACGGACTAGACAATTTCAAATTGTGATGGAATGCCGACAAATGTGTCACGCAAATGGCCAAAGTATGATCAAATGCAAGATATTAGATAGTTGCTAACTCTATATCGGCTCGTTTTCATACTATGACTA from Pyricularia oryzae 70-15 chromosome 4, whole genome shotgun sequence includes these protein-coding regions:
- a CDS encoding 2-oxoisovalerate dehydrogenase subunit beta, with the translated sequence MNAAAVTRPLRGFLANSRPAVPSISKSQRQRLYSTHPPNARLNVPIDYSTTPLLAHSSQTALSNPELSPEVRNGATKRMNLFQAINDALSTALAEDESVMLFGEDVAFGGVFRCSMGLAEKHGGERVFNTPLCEQGIMGFAIGMAAEGMRPVAEIQFADYVFPAFDQMVNEAAKFRYRDGANGRSAGGLTVRMPCGLVGHGALYHSQSPESLFTHIPGFRVVMPRSPVQAKGLLLAAIRSNDPVVFMEPKVLYRAAVEQVPMASYTLPLSKAEILKEGKDLTIISYGQPLYICQNAIATAEKDLGISVELIDLRTIYPWDKECVFESVRKTGRAIVVHESMVNQGVGAEVAACIQEDADTFNRLEAPVERVAGWSIPTPLAFEKFNAPDAARVYDRIKRVMEY
- a CDS encoding fluconazole resistance protein 1; translated protein: MVSHDVEKGSLHNTEESPTSTEVSNQDYHADDGFKSEHKTFVPIRTTRPDTVANEGGLSRAQSASSRSMTRTRSNNGYGCDDDDVEGGTPQSNDEGAFDPYEVKFDKGNQDPDCPRSMPRAKKWLIVFITSFGSLCVTCASSVYTSTYAQMNAEFGCSKIVATIGLSTFVLGIAMGPAWSPLSEFYGRRPIYLVSFALFAIWVIPSAVAQNIETMIIARFFQGLSGSAFLSVSGGTVGDLFASDEMSVPMALFTLAPFVGPSLGPLIGGFINFHVYWRWTHWVLFMWAVALLIALAVFVPETFHPVILRKKAQRLRKETGDERYKAPIERVTKSIPSTVGHSLLRPFQMLISEPICVALDVYSAILLGILYLFFGAFPLVFGVNHGFNLWQIGPTFLGLLVGMCFGVATTPYWDRVRHRLIAKLEKETGIDGISEPEFYLPQVIAGGIIIPIGLFWFAWTTYSSIHWIVPIIGSGVFAVGNMLVFKGIFTYLVDAYSTYSASALATNVFVRCAFAAAFPLFGIEMYDSLGYQWATSVLAFMTVAMLPFPFIFFYYGKSIRSKSKYATKS
- a CDS encoding glucan 1,3-beta-glucosidase 2; translated protein: MSPPDSSRQTGRHREAGSRKHHKRKSSSHAHRQSRTDESGSSNGRPLSIDALARLNEVNATRSPRHQSRDRDRERDRDVARDKERHRQREEEREYERVRVRDHERSRDQRRERDSRARRPERTEYKEVDRLEDAHRPKKDKKRKKRIVSGAALEEGRGKDLRGLRGGGHSSSDSLEKEPLQPKKQPRWKNKKFLCLIGIGIGIVLLILIIAVAVVVSKQNNNADSSDPKSNLKDIDRNSIPPGAPSYLNPFEWQDTKDFNLTYTDQTVGDLPVMGLFSSWDDSKRANDNVPPLNKPWGSYASRPARGVNLGGWLSIEPFITADLYDWDQRTGVIDEWTLCSRLGSACPAFLEKHYSSFVNEQTFKDIQAAGLDHIRIPFSYWAVQTYDGDPYVFRTSWRYLLRAIEWARKYGLRINLDLHGLPGSQNGWNHSGRQGEIGWLNGTDGALNAQRSLDIHDRLSKFFAQDRYRNIITHYGLANEPKMTALRAQDVVDWTSKAYDLVRKNGIKDAIVVFGDGFMGLYKWQGQLTGYGNGLALDVHQYVIFNSDQIAYNHTRKIEYACDGWTKQTTESMNTATGFGPTLIAEWSQADTDCAKHLTNVGWGNRWTGTYRSGDPSSEALSPRCPTKDSRCECGTANADASRYSDTYKTFLRTFAEAQMHSFEKGWGWFYWTWDASHAQWSYKKGLAAGILPAKAWERSFNCDLGNIPSFAGLPETY
- a CDS encoding F-actin-capping protein subunit alpha; the encoded protein is MTKSTEGRCDFLVASRAVSYQDTFAFGVAPHSVAYSDNADAPFFHNSYPRLAIAPVKTTSQTSSLLRSRRIDIKSISSGDAKVVSKLAPAFERYNEEQFTTVKLPGGSQKVIVSAHNSLGDGRYYDVESSSSFAFDHTTQKASAVQSYALESAHSDLVNGRWRSLYTLDPASGAIDGSIKVDVHYYEDGNVRLLTDKATTATVPSATGSAIVKEIGSSEKKYQEELNRGFTDLSEGAFKGLRRQLPVTRQKIEWDKVASYRLGQDIGGGRRQG